In the genome of Ornithorhynchus anatinus isolate Pmale09 chromosome 9, mOrnAna1.pri.v4, whole genome shotgun sequence, one region contains:
- the UBXN4 gene encoding UBX domain-containing protein 4 isoform X2, whose amino-acid sequence MAARWEEEKVAEASADSFIAIKIDTQSEACLQFSQIYPVVCVPSSFFIGDSGIPLEVIAGSVTAEELISRIHKVTRMHRLKNEATVVADGQLTDSMSPPASSDGPTGVKENPQAPSEEHCEPSTSVTIKQEATSVTIKQEATSVTIKQEVSLSGDTSGSASPSQEAQVQSQESGMGRPPADDLTDKVERITKKLEERREEKRKEEEQKEIQKEIDRRKTGKEMLDYKRKQEEELTKRLLEERSREKAEDKAARERIKRQIAMDRAERAARFAKTKEEVEAAKAAALQARQAEMEAKKEPPPRERSAVARIQFRLPDGSSFTNQFPATAPLENVRQFAAQTVGTIYGNFSLATMFPRREFTQEDYGRNLSDLELAPSASVVLVPAGRTAVATSTSTGGDLWAFLGTILYPLIAVWRIISNFLFASPPPAQAAARPAPQMAAPSAPAVASGSDPREAVRRRVPDKHGEDFKKEGKVYRLRTQDDGEDENNTWNGNSTQQM is encoded by the exons ATGGCtgcaaggtgggaagaggagaaggtggccGAAGCATCTGCAGACAGTTTTATTGCTATTAAAATTGATACCCAAAG TGAAGCATGTCTCCAATTCTCCCAAATCT ATCCTGTCGTCTGTGTGCCATCCAGTTTCTTTATAGGAGACAGTGGGATCCCATTGGAAGTGATAGCTGGGAGCGTCACAGCGGAGGAGCTTATTAGCAGAATTCACAAAGTCACACGG ATGCACAGACTAAAGAACGAAGCGACAGTTGTGGCTGACGGCCAACTGACAGACTCGATGTCACCCCCGGCTTCTTCTGACGGACCCACCGGCGTGAAGGAAAACCCACAAGCCCCATCTGAAGAGCACTGTGAGCCTTCCACATCTGTCACTATCAAACAGGAGGCCACATCTGTCACTATCAAACAGGAGGCCACATCTGTCACTATCAAACAGGAGGTCTCCCTGA GTGGAGACACCTCAGGCTCCGCCAGCCCATCTCAGGAAGCTCAGGTCCAGTCCCAGGAGAGTGGTATGGGGCGCCCGCCTGCAGACGACCTCACAGATAAAGTGGAAAG AATAACCAAAAAACTCGAAGAAAGacgagaagagaagaggaaagaggaagaacag aaggagatccagaaggaAATTGATCGAAGGAAGACAGGGAAAGAAATGTTAGACTACAAGAGAAAGCAAGAGGAGGAGTTGACCAAGAGACTGTTGGAAGAGAGGAGCCGAGAGAAGGCAGAGGACAAGGCAGCAAGGGAGCGCATAAAGCGACAGATTGCAATG GATCGTGCCGAGAGAGCAGCTCGCTTCGCCAAGACGAAGGAAGAAGTAGAAGCTGCCAAAGCCGCCGCTCTTCAGGCCCGACAGGCCGAGATGGAAGCTAAAAAAGAGCCCCCTCCACGGGAGCGAAG CGCTGTCGCGAGGATTCAGTTCCGCCTTCCCGATGGGTCTTCCTTCACTAACCAGTTCCCCGCCACGGCGCCTCTCGAAAACGTACGGCAGTTTGCCGCCCAG ACGGTGGGCACCATCTACGGCAACTTCTCACTGGCCACAATGTTCCCGCGGAGGGAGTTCACTCAGGAGGATTATGGAAGGAACCTGTCAGACCTGGAGCTGGCTCCGAGTGCTTCTGTGGTACTGGTGCCG GCCGGGAGGACTGCCGtagccacctccacatccacgGGAGGAGATCTGTGGGCGTTCCTGGGGACGATACTCTACCCACTCATCGCGGTGTGGCGGATCATCAGCAACTTCCTCTTTGCcagtcctcccccagcccaggccgCAGCCAGACCGGCACCCCAGATGGCGGCACCCTCAGCCCCTGCCGTGGCCAGCGGCTCAGACCCCAG GGAAGCGGTGCGCAGGCGAGTGCCGGACAAGCACGGAGAGGACttcaagaaggagggaaaggtctACAGGCTGAGGACGCAGGACGACGGCGAGGATGAAAACAACACGTGGAATGGAAATTCCACCCAGCAAATGTAG
- the UBXN4 gene encoding UBX domain-containing protein 4 isoform X1 yields the protein MRWFQGAIPAAIAAAKRSGSVFVVFVAGDDEQSVQMAARWEEEKVAEASADSFIAIKIDTQSEACLQFSQIYPVVCVPSSFFIGDSGIPLEVIAGSVTAEELISRIHKVTRMHRLKNEATVVADGQLTDSMSPPASSDGPTGVKENPQAPSEEHCEPSTSVTIKQEATSVTIKQEATSVTIKQEVSLSGDTSGSASPSQEAQVQSQESGMGRPPADDLTDKVERITKKLEERREEKRKEEEQKEIQKEIDRRKTGKEMLDYKRKQEEELTKRLLEERSREKAEDKAARERIKRQIAMDRAERAARFAKTKEEVEAAKAAALQARQAEMEAKKEPPPRERSAVARIQFRLPDGSSFTNQFPATAPLENVRQFAAQTVGTIYGNFSLATMFPRREFTQEDYGRNLSDLELAPSASVVLVPAGRTAVATSTSTGGDLWAFLGTILYPLIAVWRIISNFLFASPPPAQAAARPAPQMAAPSAPAVASGSDPREAVRRRVPDKHGEDFKKEGKVYRLRTQDDGEDENNTWNGNSTQQM from the exons ATGCGGTGGTTCCAGGGCGCCATTCCGGCCGCCATTGCGGCGGCCAAGCGGAGCGGCTCGGTGTTCGTCGTGTTCGTGGCAG GTGACGATGAGCAGTCCGTCCAGATGGCtgcaaggtgggaagaggagaaggtggccGAAGCATCTGCAGACAGTTTTATTGCTATTAAAATTGATACCCAAAG TGAAGCATGTCTCCAATTCTCCCAAATCT ATCCTGTCGTCTGTGTGCCATCCAGTTTCTTTATAGGAGACAGTGGGATCCCATTGGAAGTGATAGCTGGGAGCGTCACAGCGGAGGAGCTTATTAGCAGAATTCACAAAGTCACACGG ATGCACAGACTAAAGAACGAAGCGACAGTTGTGGCTGACGGCCAACTGACAGACTCGATGTCACCCCCGGCTTCTTCTGACGGACCCACCGGCGTGAAGGAAAACCCACAAGCCCCATCTGAAGAGCACTGTGAGCCTTCCACATCTGTCACTATCAAACAGGAGGCCACATCTGTCACTATCAAACAGGAGGCCACATCTGTCACTATCAAACAGGAGGTCTCCCTGA GTGGAGACACCTCAGGCTCCGCCAGCCCATCTCAGGAAGCTCAGGTCCAGTCCCAGGAGAGTGGTATGGGGCGCCCGCCTGCAGACGACCTCACAGATAAAGTGGAAAG AATAACCAAAAAACTCGAAGAAAGacgagaagagaagaggaaagaggaagaacag aaggagatccagaaggaAATTGATCGAAGGAAGACAGGGAAAGAAATGTTAGACTACAAGAGAAAGCAAGAGGAGGAGTTGACCAAGAGACTGTTGGAAGAGAGGAGCCGAGAGAAGGCAGAGGACAAGGCAGCAAGGGAGCGCATAAAGCGACAGATTGCAATG GATCGTGCCGAGAGAGCAGCTCGCTTCGCCAAGACGAAGGAAGAAGTAGAAGCTGCCAAAGCCGCCGCTCTTCAGGCCCGACAGGCCGAGATGGAAGCTAAAAAAGAGCCCCCTCCACGGGAGCGAAG CGCTGTCGCGAGGATTCAGTTCCGCCTTCCCGATGGGTCTTCCTTCACTAACCAGTTCCCCGCCACGGCGCCTCTCGAAAACGTACGGCAGTTTGCCGCCCAG ACGGTGGGCACCATCTACGGCAACTTCTCACTGGCCACAATGTTCCCGCGGAGGGAGTTCACTCAGGAGGATTATGGAAGGAACCTGTCAGACCTGGAGCTGGCTCCGAGTGCTTCTGTGGTACTGGTGCCG GCCGGGAGGACTGCCGtagccacctccacatccacgGGAGGAGATCTGTGGGCGTTCCTGGGGACGATACTCTACCCACTCATCGCGGTGTGGCGGATCATCAGCAACTTCCTCTTTGCcagtcctcccccagcccaggccgCAGCCAGACCGGCACCCCAGATGGCGGCACCCTCAGCCCCTGCCGTGGCCAGCGGCTCAGACCCCAG GGAAGCGGTGCGCAGGCGAGTGCCGGACAAGCACGGAGAGGACttcaagaaggagggaaaggtctACAGGCTGAGGACGCAGGACGACGGCGAGGATGAAAACAACACGTGGAATGGAAATTCCACCCAGCAAATGTAG